In the genome of Fulvivirga maritima, one region contains:
- a CDS encoding acyl-CoA dehydrogenase family protein: protein MSEKEQAGLLDMLKGLDLQKLKEISKHIDLKEIFTSISKMDQVEMYNLMRALKAGNKEHKIPEVNSDFYELNSLLTEEEKEIRLKVRKFMEEEVEPIANEYWKKGEFPHELIPKMAALNICGLTFDGVGNSNQSYLLEGLISMEMARIDTSISTFFGVQAGLAMGSIYFCGSQEQKDYWLPKMQRMETIGAFGLTEPLVGSAVAGGLTTTAKREGDTWVLNGQKKWIGNATFSDITIIWAQDVDDKQVKGFIVEKDTPGFHPEKIEDKMALRTVQNAVITLKNCKVSEANRLQEANSFKDTAKVLKMTRAGVAWQAVGCAIGAYENALKYATNRKQFGKPIASFQLVQDLLVKMLSNLTSMQTLVFRLSQLQDAGTMTDEQASLAKVTCTLHTREIVSQAREIMGGNGILLEYNVARFVADAEAVYSYEGTKQINSLIVGRAITGLSAFV, encoded by the coding sequence ATGAGCGAGAAAGAACAAGCAGGCCTGCTAGATATGCTGAAAGGTCTGGACCTACAGAAACTTAAAGAGATTAGTAAACATATAGACCTTAAGGAAATATTTACCTCCATTTCTAAAATGGATCAGGTAGAAATGTATAACCTTATGCGTGCCCTTAAAGCCGGCAATAAAGAACACAAAATACCAGAAGTTAACTCTGACTTTTATGAGCTGAACAGTCTGCTTACTGAAGAGGAAAAAGAGATACGCTTAAAGGTGCGTAAGTTTATGGAAGAGGAAGTAGAACCTATAGCCAATGAATATTGGAAAAAGGGCGAATTTCCTCATGAGTTAATTCCTAAAATGGCTGCCCTCAACATCTGTGGTCTTACCTTTGATGGTGTAGGCAACAGCAATCAGTCATACTTATTAGAAGGTCTTATATCCATGGAAATGGCTCGTATTGACACTTCTATAAGCACCTTTTTTGGCGTACAAGCTGGCTTGGCTATGGGGTCTATTTACTTTTGCGGCTCTCAGGAGCAAAAAGACTACTGGCTACCTAAAATGCAACGCATGGAAACCATAGGTGCCTTCGGCCTTACCGAACCCTTAGTTGGCTCTGCCGTAGCTGGTGGGCTCACCACCACTGCCAAGCGAGAAGGTGACACCTGGGTGCTTAACGGACAAAAGAAATGGATAGGTAATGCCACTTTCTCAGACATCACTATTATTTGGGCTCAAGATGTAGATGATAAGCAAGTTAAAGGCTTTATAGTAGAGAAAGACACTCCAGGATTTCACCCTGAAAAAATTGAAGACAAAATGGCTCTGCGTACCGTTCAGAATGCAGTGATTACCCTTAAAAACTGTAAGGTTTCTGAAGCCAATCGTCTGCAAGAGGCTAATTCATTTAAAGATACCGCCAAGGTACTGAAAATGACACGTGCTGGAGTAGCCTGGCAAGCAGTGGGCTGTGCCATTGGTGCGTATGAAAATGCCTTGAAATATGCCACTAACCGTAAACAGTTTGGCAAACCTATAGCCTCTTTTCAGCTGGTGCAAGACCTGCTAGTGAAAATGCTCAGCAACCTTACCAGCATGCAAACTTTAGTTTTCCGACTATCTCAGCTGCAAGATGCCGGCACTATGACTGATGAGCAAGCCTCTTTGGCCAAAGTAACGTGTACCCTACACACCAGGGAGATTGTAAGTCAGGCAAGGGAGATAATGGGTGGAAACGGTATTCTACTGGAATATAACGTGGCTCGTTTTGTAGCAGATGCCGAGGCAGTATATTCTTATGAAGGCACTAAACAAATCAATTCTCTTATAGTGGGAAGAGCTATCACCGGGTTGAGCGCCTTTGTTTAA
- a CDS encoding CheR family methyltransferase, whose amino-acid sequence MTKANNQELFIVGVGASAGGIDALSKFLEHLPEEEGTCEFSVLVIQHVNPDYPSELTGVLSKKSTWKVEKVKNGTVPKPGRVYVTPHNCDVFFEKGKIHLDKLLRPRRAAPSIDKCFFSLANEYGDRSIGIVLSGFGDDGTKGAKAIRDASGTVIVQHPRTAQQPDMPKAVISTNEYDSIVAPADMYDEIALSIANQKLAAEHVDYSDRLEKIFALLEDRTGTDFTKYKSTTIMRRLDKRVESLEIDNLAKYYDYLKETPDELEELFQTVLIGVTDFFRDEECFEALNTQLKNQLLKAPINEAFRIWSVGCATGEEPYTIAILLHEILGDAIQKRKVQIFASDLDEKALAKARRGMYSESSLENMPAEIIEKYFVKTEKGYEVKKILKQMVLFSKHDITIDPPFVKLNCIVCRNLLIYFNNELQRETLKIFHYSLKNDGLLFLGKSESVSVMQELFDNQEVKHKIFRRAVGNPLYPLMFSKFKGDLRGKTRPKDKPSNHLSLMDVAKETLFEYYENPLVIINEHAEIKQIRGSVRLYLEVSEGSMSANLLKMVNQEMALELNALLTKVKKSKVTEASSIIKFHLFEQIHYVRIKILPLAGKNVPGYYMVIFEKINPQGIYKYLDSDLSTEDYSRNKIEELEHELASAREHLQTLTEELESSYEELQSLNEELQSANEELKSSNEELETSNEELQSANEELSAANSELRVSNDNLLDKEKELINTKEELEHNQILYQAVTDNLPNGTIGVLNKDLVLEFVGGQGLSLANLKREDYVGKKHMFYNPDEETKARLWEVFRETFSKGIQRQTTFKYNDLEYILTAIPLKKGGKVERIMYLSQDITRIKNLSDQVQEFSERFKIIADLTPALIWIYDLDEKFNYFNQEWRSFTGAEDKDLKGLRWHKFIQEENRGEYTSTLRTALKK is encoded by the coding sequence CTTTGAAAAGGGTAAAATCCATCTCGATAAATTATTACGACCAAGAAGAGCAGCTCCCTCTATTGATAAATGCTTTTTTTCCCTGGCTAATGAATATGGAGATAGGTCTATTGGAATAGTTCTTTCTGGCTTTGGTGATGATGGAACTAAAGGGGCAAAGGCTATACGAGATGCCAGCGGCACGGTGATAGTGCAGCACCCACGAACTGCTCAGCAGCCTGATATGCCAAAAGCAGTAATTAGTACCAATGAATATGATAGCATAGTTGCTCCTGCTGATATGTATGATGAGATTGCCCTTTCTATAGCTAATCAAAAGCTGGCAGCTGAGCACGTTGATTATAGTGATAGGCTTGAAAAAATATTTGCTCTTCTGGAAGATAGAACGGGGACTGACTTTACCAAGTATAAGTCTACCACCATAATGAGAAGGCTGGATAAACGAGTGGAGAGCTTAGAGATAGATAATCTGGCTAAATATTATGATTACCTGAAAGAAACACCAGATGAACTAGAAGAGCTTTTTCAAACAGTATTAATTGGTGTAACTGACTTTTTTAGAGACGAAGAATGTTTTGAAGCTTTAAATACCCAGCTCAAAAACCAATTATTGAAAGCGCCTATTAATGAGGCTTTTAGAATATGGTCAGTAGGGTGTGCTACAGGAGAAGAGCCCTATACTATAGCTATTTTACTTCATGAGATTTTAGGAGATGCTATACAAAAAAGAAAGGTACAGATTTTTGCTTCTGATCTGGATGAGAAGGCACTAGCCAAAGCCAGAAGAGGAATGTATAGTGAAAGCAGCCTGGAGAATATGCCGGCTGAAATCATAGAAAAGTATTTCGTGAAAACGGAAAAAGGCTATGAAGTAAAGAAAATATTGAAGCAGATGGTATTGTTTTCTAAGCATGACATTACCATTGATCCGCCTTTTGTAAAGCTAAACTGCATAGTTTGTAGAAACCTTTTAATCTACTTTAACAATGAGCTCCAGAGAGAGACGCTAAAAATATTTCACTATTCACTAAAAAATGATGGCTTACTTTTTCTGGGTAAGTCAGAAAGTGTGAGTGTAATGCAGGAGCTTTTTGATAACCAGGAAGTAAAGCATAAAATATTCAGAAGGGCCGTAGGTAATCCGTTATACCCTTTAATGTTTAGCAAGTTTAAAGGAGATCTCAGGGGTAAAACCAGACCAAAAGATAAGCCTTCTAACCACCTGTCATTAATGGATGTGGCCAAAGAGACTTTGTTTGAATATTATGAAAATCCTTTAGTAATAATAAATGAACATGCTGAGATAAAGCAGATTAGAGGCAGTGTAAGGCTTTATCTGGAAGTGAGCGAAGGCTCCATGAGTGCTAATTTGCTTAAGATGGTAAATCAGGAGATGGCCCTGGAGCTCAATGCACTACTTACTAAAGTGAAGAAGTCTAAAGTAACGGAGGCCAGTAGCATCATTAAATTTCACCTTTTTGAACAGATTCACTATGTAAGGATAAAGATACTGCCATTAGCAGGAAAGAATGTGCCCGGGTATTACATGGTTATTTTCGAGAAAATTAACCCTCAAGGTATTTATAAATATCTGGATAGTGACCTTTCTACAGAGGATTATAGTAGAAATAAAATAGAAGAGTTAGAGCATGAGCTGGCCTCAGCCAGGGAGCACTTGCAAACGCTTACCGAAGAACTTGAATCTTCTTATGAAGAGTTACAGTCATTAAATGAAGAATTGCAATCAGCCAATGAAGAGCTGAAGTCCTCTAATGAGGAGCTTGAAACTTCTAACGAAGAGCTGCAGTCTGCTAACGAGGAGCTCAGCGCCGCTAACAGTGAACTTAGGGTTTCTAATGACAACCTTTTAGATAAGGAAAAGGAACTCATAAATACTAAGGAAGAGCTGGAGCATAATCAGATATTATATCAGGCGGTAACTGATAACCTGCCTAATGGCACCATAGGAGTGCTGAATAAGGATCTGGTCTTAGAGTTTGTAGGAGGGCAGGGGCTAAGCCTCGCTAACCTTAAGCGTGAAGATTATGTGGGTAAAAAGCATATGTTTTATAACCCTGACGAAGAAACGAAAGCGCGACTGTGGGAAGTTTTTAGGGAAACTTTTTCTAAAGGTATACAGAGGCAAACTACCTTTAAGTATAATGATTTAGAATATATTCTTACCGCTATCCCTTTAAAGAAAGGGGGTAAGGTAGAAAGAATCATGTACCTCTCTCAGGATATAACTAGGATTAAGAACTTAAGTGACCAGGTGCAGGAGTTTAGTGAACGTTTTAAAATAATTGCTGACCTTACCCCGGCTTTGATTTGGATTTATGATTTGGATGAAAAATTCAATTACTTTAATCAAGAGTGGAGGTCGTTTACAGGAGCTGAAGATAAAGACCTTAAGGGGCTGAGGTGGCACAAGTTTATACAAGAAGAAAATAGAGGAGAATATACTTCAACACTAAGAACAGCGCTTAAAAAATAA
- a CDS encoding sensor histidine kinase, whose product MEDNYRWVLDKGVPRFDANGNFLGFIGAAVDINDQKVLERKKDEFLNVASHELKTPLTSVNAYVQLIEERFEEDKVEGDVKNYISKASRSLGKLNQLISDLLDVSRLEADKVRIDFHKLNFDQLIRNTVDNFMPTTDHTIVVKGKTDKFVTGDEPRLEQVILNFLSNAVKFSPIDKEIIVALNTDDQSVWVEVQDQGIGIDKNKMHKIFDRFYQVDEANHTGGIGLGLYISKEIIQRHWGDIFIDSEGVNKGTTIGFRLDALEQKVSIRTFLF is encoded by the coding sequence GTGGAAGATAATTATAGGTGGGTATTAGATAAAGGAGTACCTCGTTTTGATGCCAATGGTAACTTCCTGGGCTTCATAGGTGCTGCGGTAGACATCAATGATCAGAAAGTATTAGAAAGGAAAAAGGATGAATTTCTCAATGTAGCCAGCCATGAATTAAAAACGCCGCTGACTTCGGTAAATGCTTATGTGCAGCTGATAGAAGAGCGTTTTGAAGAAGATAAAGTTGAGGGTGATGTAAAGAACTATATAAGTAAAGCATCCAGATCTCTAGGTAAACTCAATCAGCTGATTTCTGATTTATTAGATGTAAGTAGGCTGGAGGCAGATAAGGTCAGAATTGATTTTCATAAGCTCAATTTTGATCAGTTAATAAGAAACACGGTAGATAATTTTATGCCTACTACTGATCATACCATAGTAGTAAAAGGGAAAACGGACAAGTTTGTTACGGGAGATGAACCTCGATTGGAACAGGTAATATTGAATTTCTTATCTAACGCTGTTAAGTTTTCTCCTATTGATAAAGAAATTATAGTGGCACTAAATACTGATGATCAAAGTGTATGGGTAGAAGTTCAGGACCAGGGAATAGGGATAGATAAGAATAAAATGCACAAGATATTCGATCGTTTCTATCAGGTAGATGAAGCTAACCACACTGGAGGAATCGGCCTTGGATTATATATTAGCAAAGAGATTATACAAAGGCACTGGGGTGATATTTTTATAGACAGTGAGGGTGTCAATAAAGGCACTACCATTGGCTTCCGGTTGGATGCTCTGGAGCAAAAAGTAAGCATAAGAACCTTTCTGTTTTGA
- a CDS encoding DUF2267 domain-containing protein: MELNYDKLAMVDKGCIKELDKDLNFGSNAKAGKLLALVLHTLRNSFTYHESAQFITQLSNPLKVIYIQNWKICPPGKPIKKIDHITEIAMCSNRYPGLWQDKITASAAIVATLKVLNKHIDFTSTDFLEDSLKQEILELCTIEQ, translated from the coding sequence ATGGAGTTAAATTATGATAAACTAGCCATGGTGGACAAAGGATGCATTAAAGAACTCGATAAAGACTTAAACTTTGGCAGTAATGCTAAAGCAGGTAAGCTGCTAGCGTTGGTTTTACACACGCTAAGGAACAGTTTCACCTATCATGAGTCTGCTCAGTTCATAACGCAGTTATCTAACCCTTTAAAAGTCATTTATATTCAAAACTGGAAAATATGTCCGCCAGGTAAACCAATAAAAAAAATAGACCATATAACCGAAATAGCCATGTGTAGCAATCGCTACCCTGGCTTATGGCAAGACAAGATCACAGCGAGTGCAGCCATAGTGGCTACGCTAAAAGTACTTAATAAGCATATTGATTTTACTTCTACCGACTTTTTAGAAGACAGTTTAAAACAAGAAATATTAGAGCTATGCACCATTGAACAATAA